The Hymenobacter sp. YIM 151500-1 genomic sequence AGCGACTAAAGTTAGCAAGCCAAGCCATGTGAGCCTGCGAACATGGCGGTGTTATTGAAACGGGCAAACGAAGTTTGTCCGGACAATGACATGGCTTACTGGTCGATGAACGAGCCGATTGAACGAGGGCGTTGAACGGGGCTAGGACTAGAGCTAGTATGCTTCTGTGCTTCGTTGCATCTGCGCTTCAATGAAGCAGTTTTAGTATCGGCTATTGGTGATAATATCAGGCCAAATAAAGTATCTTGTATTGTGGCTAACTCTTTTGAGGTTTCCGCTTCAATGACTCATTGCTTCAATGACTCATTGCTTCAAGGCTAATGGTTGTGTTAGTTATGAAACACAAAGTTTTTGCGCGCTTCAATGTTTCAGCGCTTCAATGCTTCAAAACAAAGGCTTTTTAAATTTAATCCGCTTCGCAGCTTCACAGCTTCGATGCTTCAAGGATGCAATGGGCTGTTGATTCATTGAAGCTGTGAAGCTTTGGTGCATCGACAAGCCGTTTCAATGCCTCTAAATTTCACTGAAGCTGCGTATCTTTGAGGCACTGCTTCCTTGTTTCAATGTTACACTAATTTTAAGATGTGCTGAAGCACAGAAGCAAAGTCTCAGCGCTACGCAGACAAATTGGAGCGCTGAAGCATTGAAGCACAATACCAACTAGCTGCCATTCAAAAACAACGCTCTCCCCATGAACAAGACTCGGGTAATAGCCTTTGCCACTCAAAAGGGTGGGGCTGGCAAATCCACCATCGGTACGCACGTCGCCTCGGCACTCTGCTACCTCTATGGCTACAAAGTAGCGATGCTCGACTGCGACTATCCGCAGAACACCTTGCACGCCTACCGCAACCATGAGCAGCAACTCCTGCAATCCGACGTAGCTTTTCAGGAGCGACTCATCAAGCAGGGAGTAACGCCGTATCCCATTGCTATTTCTAGCGTGGAGAAGGCCGTTGAGGCCATTGATACCCTGGCCGAGAAAGAGTTCGATTTTATTCTGGTGGATACGCCGGGTACAGTCAACGTTGTGGGGTTGACAGAGCTATTGGAGCGGGTGGACTACATCTTCTTGCCCATGGAGCCGGACATGGGCACGATTGCCTCCACGATGTCCTACATGCACATCCTAGGCAACTTCACCCGCAAGCAGCGGCCGGAATCCAACTTGGAAGGCTTTTACGCTTTCTGGAACAAGTTTCTCAAGGCGGAAAAGCGGACAGTTTACACCAAAACCGCCGAGCTGTTCCGCGAGAAGGGCTACCCGCTGCTCAACAGCCGCGTGGAATCACTGGTCAGCATCAAGGATAAGCGCTCCACGATGTTTCCCATGCCCGAAAAGGAGTTGGGCAAACTCGGTCTGGGCAGTCTGATTACTGAAATTTTGGA encodes the following:
- a CDS encoding ParA family protein, whose amino-acid sequence is MNKTRVIAFATQKGGAGKSTIGTHVASALCYLYGYKVAMLDCDYPQNTLHAYRNHEQQLLQSDVAFQERLIKQGVTPYPIAISSVEKAVEAIDTLAEKEFDFILVDTPGTVNVVGLTELLERVDYIFLPMEPDMGTIASTMSYMHILGNFTRKQRPESNLEGFYAFWNKFLKAEKRTVYTKTAELFREKGYPLLNSRVESLVSIKDKRSTMFPMPEKELGKLGLGSLITEILELVLGKGTVTPSGKTIDFTPTEFEQPAPAAIETLDDNAK